The DNA region CAGCAGTTGCGGCAGTCGTATCGAACCATCGCGTAGAGCCGGACCGCGGCGCGTTCGGGTTGTCGCATCAGGCTTTCCGCCAGCGCCGCCGGCGCGATCAGGTGCGCGTCAGCAGGTTGTCCAGTATCTCCTCCTTGGTGGAGAAGTAGTGGTAGATCGTGCTCTGCTGAATGCCGACCGCCGTCGCGATCATCGGGTGGAGGTACCGGCGAAACCGTGGGTGATGAACAACTCGGCCGCGGCATCGAGGATCTCTTCCTCCGGTGTGTCGCCCGGGCGACGTCGTTGGACGCGGCGAGCCGACGGGACGCAGTCCGCTCATTCGCTCCAGCATGCCATCCGCCGGCCCGATGCCGCCGGGCGGATGCCGCCGCCACTCGCATATCGGCTACGAGACAGCGCTTTCCACCGGAGCCGGTCGATCCTGCCCACCAACGGGTAGAGCGCACCGGCGATGAGACCGGCCAGGACGAACCGATATCGAGTCCACCGAGCAGATGGGCGCCCGGCCCGGTGAAACCACGTATTGGCCCGCGAACAGCACCCCGACCGTCGCGGCGATGCCCCAGATACTGACCGTGCGATGTTGATCCCCACCGCTGTACCAATTACCGGCCCCCGGTTTCGCGGCGGTTGAAGACTGCAGACGCGTCGGTGTCGTAGTTCGCCCCGTTGCGCAGGTGACCGATGACGAGGATGACGATCCACGGCACCGAGAAGTTGGGCCAGCAGCGTCAGAACATTCGTGACGCTGGGTTCGATCCCGTGTCGTAGAAGTGACCGAGATAGACGAGTGCGGTGGCGGGCCAGACACGGCAACCCCAGTTGCTTTGGTCCGCGACAGCTGCCGGAATCAGCGAAGGAGGTGTCGAGTCCGGTGCCGTAGGTGTTGATCACCGCCTCTGTGCCACGGTGCGGAGGCCAGGCCGAGGAAGACCAGGGCGGGCAAGATACCAGATCGGCGAGGTCCGCATCAGCCGCCGACCATGTCCCCGTCGGTGAGTTCCGGTGGGAGTAGAAGCCAGACGGGCGATTGAACGTGCCCCACAATGAAGGGGCCGCCGAGGCCGAACAGCCGCCGTAGAACAAGCGCCAGCATGATCGAGCGGTCGCTGTGCGCGGCCGGCGAGATGTGGCGGGTCCAGTCCACCGGAGTAGGGGCCGAGCGACGATATCGTCGACGCGAATCAGCAGCATCGACGCGACCCAGGTGTTGAGCGCCGAACCGAGTACATAGCCGCCGCCGGAATAGGACGGGTCGAAATCGCCGCCGTAGACGAACAGTCCGGCGATCGGCAGATTCCGCGGTCGGGATCATCACTCGCTGAACCGCGACCATCCAGCCGTGGCCGAAGACCGACACCACCGTGACGATGACGGAAATGATCTCGTAAGCAGATCAATTCGATGCCTGTCACTGTGCACGTCGATAGGCGCGGTCGAGTGCGCCGACGAGTGCGGCACCACCGGTCAGATGCTCAGTGCGGCGAATATCAGCGATGCGACGGCCACGAGGATCGTTCCGATCAGCTCGGCCTCCGACGCCGAAGAAGGCGCCGCTGGACACCGGATTGTTGGTCCCGGTGCGGGTGCGATGACCCCGGGTCGGTGCGAGCAACGCGGAACCGAGCGCGGAGCCGACCACGACGGCGGACGCGGCCTGCCACCAGCCGAGCCCGAAGGTGACGGGCAGGAAGCCCATGATGATCACACTGAAGGTCAGGCTGCTGCCGAACAGGATCGTGCGCAGGTCGCGGGGCGCGGATCTGCGGTCGGCGATCGGAATGTGCTCGGTGCGAAGGGTTCGATCTCGAACCGGGAGCGGGCGGGCGATTCGGCGACGGGGGAGTCGATACGGATGCCGGTCATGGCTGTCTCCTGCCTGGGATTTGGGTCATTCGGTGAGCAGGTCGGCGAAGGCTCCGACGAGCGACTCGATCCGCCAGCGGATCGGACGCGGTCGCGGGCGGGCAGGCTCGAGGTCGAGGATGTGCAACTCGTCGCCCGCGTCG from Nocardia spumae includes:
- a CDS encoding TetR family transcriptional regulator; this translates as MIATAVGIQQSTIYHYFSTKEEILDNLLTRT
- a CDS encoding cytosine permease, translated to MARPLPVRDRTLRTEHIPIADRRSAPRDLRTILFGSSLTFSVIIMGFLPVTFGLGWWQAASAVVVGSALGSALLAPTRGHRTRTGTNNPVSSGAFFGVGGRADRNDPRGRRIADIRRTEHLTGGAALVGALDRAYRRAQ